In Deltaproteobacteria bacterium, the sequence AGGTACTCGGCGTCCCCGTCGACACCGTCATCGGCAAGGATGATACGGCATTCTTCTCGCCCGACACCGCGCGCGAGATCATGACCCGCGACCGCGACGTCATGTTCGCGGGCGAAACGCAAACCTACGAGGAAGTCGGAACCATTGCGGGGACGACCCGTACCTACCTCTCCACGAAAGGGCCGTACCGTGATCCGAGCGGAAACGTCATCGGATTGTTCGGCATCTCGCGGGACATCAGTGAGCGCAAGCGCGCTGAGGAAGCGTTGCGTGAGAGCGAAGAGCGCTTCCGAGCCGTCGCCGAGACGGCCAAGTCTGCGATCTTCATCCAAGGCGAGACCTTCCGCTACGCGAATCCTGCCACTGAAGCCATCACCGGATACTCGCAGACCGAGATCCTGAAGATGAATTTCTGGGACGTGCTCCATCCGGACTTTCGAGAACAGGTACGGATCCTTCCGTTTGCGCAGCCGCCCGATGAGCCAAGGGTACGGCACTCGGAGATCAAGATCAGTACCAAAAGCGGCGAAGCACGCTGGCTTGACGCGGCCGGGGCGATCGTGGAGATCGGCGGACAACCGGCTGTGCTCGGGATCGCGTTCGACATTTCCGAACGCGTGCGCGCGACCGAAGCGCTGCAGGCCAGCGAGGAACGCTATCGCGAACTAGTGGAGAACGCCGAGGATATCATCTTCTCAATCGATCCAACCGGACAGATCACATCGATCAACCAGGCGGTGGAAGGGATCACTGGCTACACCCGTGCCGAAGCCATGGCGATGAACTTCGTCTCGGCGATTGCCCCCGACCAGCTCGCGCACGCGCAAGAGGCCTTCCTGCGCCAACTGCAGGGCAACAAGACCCCGGCCTTCGAACTCGACCTGATCGGAAAGCACGGGCAGCGCATCACGTTCGAAGTAACCTCCAGCACGCAGTATCGGGAGAGTGTAGCGGTGGCGATCGACGGCATTGCGCGCGACATCACCGAACGACGGCGCGGGGAAGCCGAGAAGGCGGCGCTGCTCGAAGTCGCTCGCGACATCAGTGGGACGCTCGATTTCTCCGAGCTGCTCGCACGCGTGCAACGACGCACCGCTCAAGTGCTGCCGTGCGATGCGGTCATCACTTTCTCGTGGGACAACGCGCAGCAAGCCGAGCGCGCCATTTCGCATTGTGGCATGGCCCCGCATTCGGCGGCCGACCTCGACGCGCTCACGTTCGGGCAGCCCCTGTTCAGCGACCAGGAGCGCGCTGCCGAGGCGCTGGTGATCAATGACATTCACGCTCAGCCGTGGGTTCCGGTCGAGATCTGTGAACGCTTTCATATTACCGCCCTCATCGCCGCACCGTTGCACATGCGCGACAGGCAGTTCGGCACGTTGGTCGCCTTCAGCCGTTCCCCCGGCCACGCGTTCAGTGCGCGCCAGGCGGAGCTGCTCGACGCCATCGCGCGCCAGCTGGCGGTCGCCATCGAGGCCAGCGAATTGTATGAGGCATTGGAGGAAGAAGCGGCGGTCTCCAGCGCCCTCGCCCGTGTCGGACAAGAATTGATCGGGTCGCTCGATCACGGCGTGCTCGTCGATCGCTTGTGTCGACTCACCCGTGAGGTGTTGGGGTGTGACTACAGCCACGCCTATCTGTTGCACCGGAACGGCGAGGTGTTCGTGCCCTCGGGCAACGCTGGCGATCCGATGGAGCAGTGGGACGCGTTCCGCGTACTGCATCTGCCACGGACTCACCTGGTCAAGCTGCTCGAGCGGATCGAGCGCGATGAGGTGGCGCAGGTGGTCAACGATGAACCGGCCGATTTGCTACTGGGTGAACGGCCGAGTCTCTTCGGGGTCACCGTGACCATGTTCCTGCCGCTGCGCCACGGCGGCCAGATTTTCGGGCTGCTCACTGCGGGCTATCGCGGCCGACTCTTGCCGTTCAGCGAGCAGCAGCAACGTACCGCGCGAGGGGTCGCGCAACTCGCGTCCGTCGCGCTCACCAACGCCCACCTGGTTGAGGAGCTGGCGCGAGCGAACCGACTGAAGTCAGACTTCGTCGCCACCATGTCGCACGAGCTCCGGACGCCGCTGAACATCATCATGGGATACCATGATCTCCTGCTCGATGGCGCGTTCGGGCCGCTCGCACCGGAACAGGCCTCGCGCCTCCGGCGCGCCGACTACAGCGCGCGTCAGCTCCTCGAGTTGATCAATGCAACACTCGATCTCAGTCGACTGGAATCGGGGCGAGTACCGCTGGATCTGCGCGAGACAGGTCTAGGTGATCTGTTAGCCGAGGTCGACAACGAGCTGCGCGAGTTGCGGCAGCAGAAGCCGAGCGTCCAGTTCGTTTCGCACTTGGCGCCCGAGTTGCCGTCGCTACAAACCGATCCGCTCAAGTTGAAGGTCGTGGTAAAAAATGTGATCGCCAACGCGTTGAAGTTCACGCCTCGAGGTCAGGTGAGTCTCGAAGCGCACGCGCGTGATGGGGGCGTGGAGATCAATGTCGCCGACACTGGCGTCGGTATCGCGCCGGAGTCACTAGGGGTGATCTTCGAACCGTTTCGCCAGGTAGACGGCTCGTCCACGCGCCGCTACGGCGGGGTTGGGCTTGGCCTGTACGTGGCGCGCCGCTTGGTAGACATGCTGGGCGGGACAATCACCGTCGACAGCGAGGTCGATCGCGGCTCGACCTTCCACATCTGGGTACCGACCGACACCCGCTCGGCGCGGCAAGCGGAGACCGGGTGACGCCAAGCGGCGGCCGACGATATCCGCTCAGCTCAACTCCTTGCTCGAGTAGCCCAGAATCCGGCGCGCGATGATGAGCAGATTGATCTGTTGGGTACCTTCGAAGATGTCGTTGATCTTGGCATCGCGCATCCACTTCTCGAGCAGGATCTTGCGCGAGTAGCCGATCGGTCCCAGCAGCTCGACGGCCTTTTGCGTCACTTGAGTGACCGCGAGCCCCGCCTTCGCCTTGCACATCGAAGCTTCCAAGTTGTTCTGCATTCCTTGGTCCATCATCCAACATGCGCGCCACGTGAGCAGGCGCGCGGCTTGGAGGTTGGCCTCCATATCCATGAAATCGCGCTCGATGGTGGTGAGGGTGTGCGCGGGTGCGCCGTAACGAATGGCGACGCCTTCCTTGGCGAGCGCCTCGCGGGTGTAGTCGAGCGCCGCGCGGCCGATGCCCAACGCGCTCGCGGCGACGATCGGACGCGTCGAGTCGAAGGTGGCCATGACTCCCTTGAAACCTTCGGTAGTTTTTTTCACCTCGGCGGTACCGAGCAAATTGTTGAGCGGGATGCGGCAGTCCTCGAACACGATGGTGGCGGTGTCTGAGGCGCGGATGCCCATCTTCTTTTCGAGGCCGGTGACGGTCATGCCGGACGTGTGGTGGTCGACGACGAAGGCCTTGATCCCGCCGCGGCCGGCGGACTTGTCAACGGTGGCCCAGACGACCACAAAGCCTTCCGATTTCTCGACCGCCATATAGCCGCTGGTGCAAAAGATCTTGGTGCCGTTGAGCACCCACTGGTCACCGTCGCGCACCGCGGTGGTGGTGATCGCGGCAGAGTCGGAACCGCAGCTCGGCTCGGTGATCGCCATCGCCCCCCACTTGGGTGCGCCTTCCTTGAAGCGCGCGAGGAAGCGCTCCTTCTGCTCAGGCGTGCCGGCGGCCATCACCGCGGCGCCGCCGAGGCCGGGGTTGGGGATGCTCAGATAGAGGCCAGCATCGCCCCACGACAGCTCTTCGATCGTGACCGCGGCGCCGAGGCTGCGGGTGGCAGGACCATCTTTTTTCGCCGCCTTGCCATCGCCGCCGATGCTGACCGGACTCATCTTCGATGCGTTCCACATCATATCGAAGAACTCCATCGGCTTGTCGTGCTCGTGCTCATCGTATTCGCGCGAAATGGGTCGCATCGCCGATTCCGCCAGCATGTGAATCATGTCGCGGCTGCGTGCGATGTCGGCGGACAATTCGAAGTCGATCATGGTGACCTCCGTTTTCTCACTCTCGTACATTCGGGACCCGTGAAAACCACGGTCCTCTAGATCATTACCAGACCCTCGAAGGTGGCGATGCCACGCCCGTTGCGCGCCCACAACTCGACCGGATGCTCGCGAATATAGCCGTGGCCGCCAAGCACCTGCACGGCGTTGTCGGTGACCTTCATCACCATGCTGGCGGCGTAGTGTTTGGCGAGTACCGCCTCGCGGGTGGCGTCTTCACCACGATCGATCTTCCACGCCGCTTCCCAGGCGAGTAACCGGGTGGCGTCGATCTCGATCGCCATCTCGGCGAGCATGAACGCGATCGCTTGCTTCTGCGCGATGGCGACGCCGAAGGCTTTGCGGTCTTTGGCGTAGTCGCGCGCGTACTCGAAGGCGGCGCGCGCCACGCCGACCGCCAGCGCGGCCAAGCCCACGCGCGAGCGGTTCATCAACGCGGGGAAATCGCACGCCAGTTGGTTGGCCGCCGGCACCGTGCACTTGTCGAAATCCATCTCGGTGGTTTCGAGCGCCTTGATACCCATGTTCTGCTCACGCTCGATACGGACGATGCCCGCGGCGCCCTTGTCGACGAGAAATCCGCTGGCCACGCCGTCGCTGGTCCGTGCGTAGACCAACACCTGTTCAGCACTGCCACCAATGGGGACAAAGCACTTCGCACCGCTGAGGGTGAAGCTGCCGTCGCTGCGCTGCGCGGTCGTACTTAGCTGGGCGAGGTCGAAACCGAAGCGCGGCTCCATCACCGCGGCAGTCGCGGCCCGAAATTGATTCGCGCCGAATGCCGGCAGGATGCGCTGTTGCTGTTCGGGCGTGCCGGCGAGAATGATCGGATAGAGCAGCAGCCGCGGCGCCAGCAGATGAAGGGCAATCGCGAGATCGCCCCACGCGAGTTCCTCCGCCACCAGCGCGCCGCTGATCGCCGAAATGGGCTCGCCGGCCCCGCCGTGCGCTTCCGGGATCACGCTCTGCACCAGCCCCAATCCCCAGCCTTGCTGAATCAGCGCGCTCGGGATCGCACCGGTCTCGTCCGCCTCGTGGGCGGCCGGACGGATCTGTTCCTGGGCGAAGCTCGCGACCGTGTCGCGAATGAGCTGTTGGTCTTCGCTCGGTTGGAAACTCACCATGGTTAGCTCCTCCTCCCGCGCGGCTTTGCGGGCGCCGCGGCACGTGTGCGGCGATGATTGTGATTCGAGTGCGAGTCGGCGGCGAGCCAGCCGAGGTACTGCTCGATGAATGCGTCGAGTGTGGCCTGCAGCGAGATCGCCTTCGTATCCTGATAGTACTGGATCTCCGCCCCCATGACGGCACCGGCGTACACTTCGGCGGCAACCGCGGCATCGACGTTGGGGCGGAATTCTCCGTGGCGTTGCCCACTCTGCACCAGGGTTCGCAAGAACGTCCTGAAGCGCTGCATCATGGCCCGGAACTCCGCCGACAACGGCGCGTTGGTGTCGAGCGCTTCGACCATCAGCGTGATGATCATGCGCCGGTGATTGCTCTTGGTGGCGTGGTCGAGACACACCTGCGCAACCTGCCGCAAGCGCTCGGCTGCGGACGTCACCGCCCGCACCTCGCCGACCACGCGGTTCTCCCACTGTCCGACCCGGCTTTTGACCGCCTCGAAGAGCAGCTCGCCTTTGTCTTTGAAGTGATAGTACAGCGCGCCCTTCGTCACCCCCGCCTCGCGCGCGATGCGGTCGATCGAGGTCGCCTGGTAACCGAAGCGTGCGAAGCAATCGATGGCGACATCGAGCAGCTCACGCCGCGATTCGCCGCCTCGGCTCTGCGCTGTCGCCTGCATACTGAACGTTCAGTATGCTGATTTGACGCCCCGTGTCAATGGGATTGTTCGCCGCCGACACGGGTTGGCGCACCCCGAATTGACTCGCCGTCAGCCCGGACATAAGCGTGGCGGCGATGACGATGAGGGCGGATGACTGGATCGCGGCCGAGTTGGCGCGCCGCGAGGCGGCCGGACTGCGGCGCGCGTTGCGCTGGATCGAGTCGGCGCAGGACGCCTGGGTTACGCTCGACGATCGGCGCGTGCTGATGCTGTGCTCGAACAATTACCTCGGTCTCGCCAATCATCCAGCGGTAGTCGAAGCCGCGTGCGCGGCTGCGCGCGATCAAGGATTCGGAGCGGGGGCGTCACGATTGGTTTCGGGCTCGATGCGTGCGCATCGTGAGCTTGAAGAGCGGCTCGCGGCCTTCAAAGGCACCGAAGCGGCGATCCTGTTCAACTCAGGGTACCACGCCAACGTCGGCGTGATCGCGGCGCTGGTTGGCGACGGCGATCTCGTGTGCAGCGACGCACTCAATCACGCCAGCCTGATCGACGGTTGCCGCCTCTCGCGAGCGCAGTTGCGAGTCTACGGACATTGCGACCTCAGCCAACTCGAGAGCGCGCTGCGCACGCCGGCGCGGCGCAAGTTGATCGTCACCGATTCGGTGTTCAGCATGGATGGTGACATCGCGCCGCTGCGCGAGATCGGCGCACTGGCCGAGCGTCACAGCGCCATGGTGATGGTCGACGAGGCACACGCCACCGGCGTGCTCGGCCCATCGGGTGCCGGCGCGGTCGAATTGTTGGGCGTCAAGGATGCAATGACCGTCCAGATGGGGACGCTCGGCAAGGCGCTCGGCTCGTTTGGCGCCTTCGTTGCTGGCAGCCGCCAGCTCATCGACTTCCTCGTCAACACGGCGCGCAGCTTGATTTACACCACCGCGTTACCTCCACCGGTGGTCGCCGCGGCAGCAGCGGCGCTGATGGTGGTTGAGACCGAGCCGACCCGCCGCGCGCGTGCGCTGGCCAACGCAGCACACTTGGCCGCAGGTGTGCGCGCGCTCGGCTTCGCGGTGGCTGCCGAAGGTACGCCGATCGTTCCAGTGCTCATCGGCGATGCGAGCGAGACGATGCGCGATTGCGAACAGTTGCTGCTCGATGGCGTGTTCGTGCAAGGCATCCGGCCACCGACAGTGCCCGTCGGCACGTCGCGTCTGCGCGCGACAACCATGGCGACGCACCGGCCGGACGAGATTGAAGGGGCGCTTGCCGCCTTCGCGCGTGTCGCCGGCCAGCGCAGCGTCGCCCACGCATGACGACCTTCCCCGAACCGACGGGGTTCTTCGAACTCGCCGAGTGGGATCACAAGTATCTCTGGCACCCGTTCACGCAGATGCGCGATTGGCTCGCGCAAGAACCGCTGATCATCGTGCGCGGCGAGGGCAACTATCTCATCGACGCGCAGGGTCGACGCTACATCGATGGCGTATCTTCGTTGTGGTGCAACGTTCACGGCCATCGCAAGGCGGAACTCGACACGGCATTGCACGCGCAGATCGATCGCATCGCCCACACCACGATGCTCGGCCTTTCCAACGTGCCGGCAATCGAACTGGCGCGGCGGCTGATCGCGATCGCGCCGGCCGGATTGACTCGCGTCTTCTACTCCGACGCCGGCGCGACTGCGGTCGAGATCGCACTCAAACTCGCGTATCAATATTGGCAACTCAAGGGCCAGCCGCAGCGAGACACGTTCGTGTCGCTTACCGAGTCGTACCATGGTGATACGCTCGGCGCGGTCAGCGTCGGTTATTCGGAGGCCTTCCACCGCTACTTCAAGCCGCTGCTGTTCCCCTGCGAGCGGCTCAATCCACCTCACGTGTTCCGCTGGCAGCGTGGCGCGTCGGAGCCGCAGGCCCTGGCGATGGCCGTACAAGAAGCGGCGGAGCTGTTCACCGATCGTGGCGATCACATCGCGGCGTTGATCATTGAGCCAATGATGCAGGGTGCCGCGGGCATGTGGAGCCAACCCCAAGGCTACCTGGCTGCGTTGCGCGAGCTGACTCACAAGGCCGGCACATTGTTGATCTGCGATGAGGTGGCCACCGGCTTCGGCCGCACCGGGAAGATGTTCGCGGTCGAACACGACCGTATCAGTCCCGATATCCTGTGCGTGGGTAAGGGCATCACTGGCGGCTACCTGCCGCTGGCAGCGACGCTGACCTCGGAGGAAATATTCGCCGCGTTCCTCGCGCCGTACCAAGACTTCAAAACCTTCTTCCATGGGCACACGTACACCGGCAATCCGCTCGGCTGTGCCGTGGCGCTCGCCAACTTGGAGCTGTTCGACAACGAGCGGGTCATCGATCGGGTGGCCAGCCGCTCCGCGCAACTCGCCCAGATTTTGCGTTCGGATTTTGCTCGCCTCGCGCACGTCGGCGACATTCGCCAGTGGGGACTGATGGTCGGAATCGAATTGGTTCGAAACGTGGCCACGCGCGCACCCTACGACCCAGCGGATCGGGTCGGGGCGCGCGTGGTCGAACGAGCCCGCGCCCTCGGCGTGATCCTGCGCCCGCTCGGCAACGTGATCGTGCTCATGCCGCCACTGAGCATCACCGCTCACGAGCTGGTGACCCTGTGTCACGTGACCCGCCAGGCGATAGACGAGGTGACGCGTTAGGTCGCATAGCGTCGCGTTCGTAACACCTGCAAAGTTTTAGTCACTTTTTGCGCACACAACCGTCCAGTTCACAGGACAGTTTGCTGGGTACGGCTCAGTGCGGCTCGCCGGTCGAGGTACGGCATGAGCATTGCTGCTTCGTCGAGTACGGCGGAGGATAAAGATGCAGCCCCCATTTGCAGAAGTCATCGGGTTTGAAGGCGACGATCTCCTTGAGTTGGATCGGCTCCCCGGCGTTCCGCTCCTCGGGTTCCTGTCTGGAACCGTGATCAGCCTCGGATTGTGGGCGCTGATCAGTTGGGTGGCGCTCCATCTGGTCGCCTGAGCATCCGTTTCCTTTCGAGCGTCATCTGTTACAAAGGGCTGGTCGCCGGACGAGCCCGTGCCTTCTCCCAACACGATTCTCATCACTGGTACCGACACGGGGGTCGGGAAGACCACCGTCGCCGCCGGATTGGCCGCTGCGCTGCGGACCCAAGGAACCCGCGTCGGGGTCCTCAAGCCGGCGGAAACTGGTTGTGCGCTCGCCGTCACCGGCGAGCGCATTGCCATCGATGCTCAACGGTTAGCGTTTTTCTCGGGCTGTGATGCGGCCGACGACCTCATCTGCCCGTACCGCTTTCGCGATCCGCTCGCGCCCCGCGTGGCCGCCGAACGGGAGGGACGGACAATCGACATCAACGTCATCGCAACCGCCAACGAACACCTCGCTGCCACTCACGACGTGGTGTTGGTGGAAGGCGCCGGTGGTCTGCTGGTCCCGCTTGTTGATGCCTTCACGTTCGCCGACCTATGTCGGCGGCTGCACGGACGCTTGGTGGTCGTGGTCGGCAACAAACTCGGCGCGATCAATCACGCATTGCTCACCCTGCGGCACGCGCAACAGGTTGGCTTGCCGCTCGTCGGCTACGTGGTGAATGCGCTGACTCCAACTCACGATCTGGCCGCAGAGACGAACGTCGGCCTGCTGCATGAGCTGCTCGGGCCACCGCTCGGCGTGATCCCCTGGCTCGGCGCGGTGAACCAAACTGCGGCCGACCGCGAACGTCTCGCCCGGTTGTTCGCCGACCGCGTCGATCTCAACGCGTTGCGCTGACTCTATCGTCGCAGCGCGGCGGCAATGACGGCTTGATAGACGACTTTCAGCGGTACCCGTTTCTCGTTCGCCAGCCGGCGGCAGTCTTCGTACTCGGGAGCAACATTCTCGCGGCCGTCGGGGCCGCGCGCGATCTTCACGCTGGCGGTTCCAAATTCCGTCGTGACCTGTATCGTTTCGCGCGGCAGGATCTGGCGTCGCACCGCGTGATAACGCACGCCAATCGCCGTGGTCTCAGCGAAAATGATCGCGGCCAATCGCTCGCGATCGATCTCGGTACACAACACGTTGAGCACGATGCCAGGGCGATTTTTCTTCATGTGCACCGGCGTTAGGTACACGTCGCGCGCGCCGCCGGTGAGCAGGCGCTCGATGACATGGTCGAAGAGTTCGGGGTTCGCGTCGTCGATGTTGGTGGCGATCAGCACGAGTTCGTCTTCACCGAGCGCAGCAATCGACTCACCCAGGACAAGGCGCAAGACGTTGGGCCGGTCGGCGAGACGGCGAGTACCGGCACCGTAGCCGACGGCCGTGATGCGCATCGGTGGCGCGCTCGATCGCGCAAGTGCGGCAACAATCGCGGCGCCGGTCGGCGTCACCAGCTCGCCTTCGCCATCTTCGGCGCGGACCGGCAGCCCACGCAGCAATTCGACCGTCGCCGGCGCTGGCACCGGCAGCGGCCCGTGTTGCGTGTGCACGATGCCCGAGCCGAGCGGTAACGGCGACACGTATGCCGCTTCGATGCCGAGCGCCGCGAAGCCGATCGCCGTGCCGACCACATCGACGATCGCGTCGACCGCGCCGACTTCGTGGAACTCGACATCATCCGACGCGATGCCATGGACGCGTCCCTCGGCCTCCGCCAGCCGCGTGAAGATCGCCAGCGCTGTGGTCTTCACCGCGGCACTGAGCCCGCTGTCGTGGATCAGCGCGCGAATGGTGCGAAATGGACGGTGATGATGCGCGTGCCCGTGATCATGATGATCATGCACATGGACCGAAAACTGAGTCGCCCCGATGCCGTTGACCTGCACCTGGGCGGCGTCCAACTCGTAGCCGGCGACGGGTAGTTGCTGCAATTCCGCTTTGAGTCGATCGAGGGACAAGCCGAGCGCGAGCAACGCGCCAACGGTCATGTCGCCGCTGACGCCGGAGAACGCGTCGAAGTAGGCGATGCGCATGCGGTCATCGTAGCACGCGGGCAGCCGCGACCGGCAACCACGCGCGCAGTACCGAACTAGAACGGACGGGGGAACTCGCCGCTGTGCGACGTGTACTGCTTCATCTGGATGCGCATGGCCATCTCGCTCACGCGAAACACGCGCGCCATCTCGCGCACCACGGTGTCCGGATAGTCATGACGCAAGCGATAGGGCAGATGTTGATCCAGCATCCACAGCGGTACGAGTAACGCGGCCGCACCAAAATCCGCTTCGCGTTCGAGCAATGGACGCTGTCCTTCGACGTGCTCGGTGGTGCGACAGGCCGTCAGGTCTTGCAACTGCCCGCGCGCGAAGTGAAGTTCGGCGTGAATGATCTCATGCGCGAGGGTGAAGCGCAGGCGCGGGCGCGGATTATCTTTGCGCAGATGAATCGTCTTCTGCTCGCCGTCGGGGGTTAGGAACAACTGCCCATCGAGGCCGAGCGGCAACTCGACTTCAAACACCTTGTAGGAATCGTGCGCGCTCAGAAACGGCTCGAAATGAAACGGCGGGTGCCGAAAATCGACGCGACGGTGGATGTCATCAACGATAGCTTGCGCGGCATCGTAATGCGGCGTCGGACGAGCGGAGCGGGGACGCTTGGTGTTCGGCACGGGAGCCTCCTGAATTTTGGAAAGGGGCAGCTTGTACCATGCAGCAAACGTTGCCGCAACCGCTTTTGCGTCGAACCCTGCTGAACAGCCCCGGGGCTACACTTGCGGCGGCTGGGTCATGCGGCGGACGGCTACGTCGGCCAGAAAGAGCGCCATGGCCAGCGGGATGAGGAGATAGTCGAGCCCGTGGATCAGCTCGCGGGAGCCCGCTTTGCGGGCGACCAGTTCGCGCACCGTCGGATTCATAAGCCCGCCGGTGGCCTCAGTGATGCGAGTCAGCAACGCCGTGTCGGCGGTCGGCGCGTAGCGTTCCTCGTGCGCCGGCTCATCGGCACTCGGAATTGTCACCAGTGTCATGCGCT encodes:
- a CDS encoding ImmA/IrrE family metallo-endopeptidase; translated protein: MPNTKRPRSARPTPHYDAAQAIVDDIHRRVDFRHPPFHFEPFLSAHDSYKVFEVELPLGLDGQLFLTPDGEQKTIHLRKDNPRPRLRFTLAHEIIHAELHFARGQLQDLTACRTTEHVEGQRPLLEREADFGAAALLVPLWMLDQHLPYRLRHDYPDTVVREMARVFRVSEMAMRIQMKQYTSHSGEFPRPF
- the larC gene encoding nickel pincer cofactor biosynthesis protein LarC, whose translation is MRIAYFDAFSGVSGDMTVGALLALGLSLDRLKAELQQLPVAGYELDAAQVQVNGIGATQFSVHVHDHHDHGHAHHHRPFRTIRALIHDSGLSAAVKTTALAIFTRLAEAEGRVHGIASDDVEFHEVGAVDAIVDVVGTAIGFAALGIEAAYVSPLPLGSGIVHTQHGPLPVPAPATVELLRGLPVRAEDGEGELVTPTGAAIVAALARSSAPPMRITAVGYGAGTRRLADRPNVLRLVLGESIAALGEDELVLIATNIDDANPELFDHVIERLLTGGARDVYLTPVHMKKNRPGIVLNVLCTEIDRERLAAIIFAETTAIGVRYHAVRRQILPRETIQVTTEFGTASVKIARGPDGRENVAPEYEDCRRLANEKRVPLKVVYQAVIAAALRR